The following are from one region of the Trichoderma breve strain T069 chromosome 5, whole genome shotgun sequence genome:
- a CDS encoding methyltransferase domain-containing protein, with protein sequence MSAINDVETMAKTMQDHFHTVAKEQSSFEKDFTRFSRGIMRVIVEPLIKQMGFNNEITEPVVLLDNACGSGVVTQEVQAVLSDEVLQRSSFTCADSSAAMVDLVKKRVVGEKWVNVEATVRDAMNTGLPDNTFSHVALGLALHITPDPDAVVKDCMRILKPGGTFGASTWSKANANIFWIPDMRSALESLPFDAPFPDPMPMQMHKSGHWDDAAWIEKHLAEDLGLADVSVKESRGTYRFEDASEFVDCFSMMLPWVMNTFWSEEVRNAHSVDEVKELLKQNLAKKYGGEGWSIEWLVITMRGTVNK encoded by the exons ATGTCTGCCATAAACGACGTTGAGACCATGGCCAAGACCATGCAAGACCACTTCCACACCGTCGCCAAGGAGCAGTCTTCGTTTGAGAAAGACTTTACTCGGTTCTCACGCGGCATCATGAGGGTTATTGTCGAGCCTCTCATTAAGCAAATGGGTTTCAATAATGAAATCACGGAGCCAGTGGTTCTTCTGGACAATGCGTGTGGATCAGGCGTGGTGACGCAGGAGGTGCAGGCTGTGCTGTCGGACGAAGTTTTGCAGCGGAGCTCGTTTACATGTGCTGACAGCTCGGCTGCTATGGTTGAtttggtgaagaagagggtTGTGGGTGAGAAGTGGGTGAATGTTGAGGCAACTGTGCGCGATGCCATG AATACAGGGCTTCCAGACAACACCTTTAGCCATGTAGCTCTTGGTCTGGCACTTCACATTACGCCAGATCCAGATGCAGTTGTAAAAG ACTGCATGAGAATCCTCAAGCCAGGAGGAACTTTTGGCGCCTCAACTTGGTCcaaggccaatgccaacatcTTCTGGATCCCTGACATGCGCTCAGCATTAGAGTCACTGCCATTCGACGCGCCGTTCCCAGACCCAATGCCCATGCAAATGCACAAATCCGGCCACTGGGACGACGCAGCCTGGATCGAAAAGCATCTAGCTGAGGATCTGGGACTCGCAGACGTGTCAGTCAAGGAGAGCCGGGGTACCTACAGATTTGAAGATGCTTCAGAGTTTGTGGACTGCTTTAGTATGATGCTGCCATGGGTTATGAATACTTTCTGGAGCGAAGAGGTGAGAAATGCGCATTCGGTGGATGAGGTAAaggagctgttgaagcaGAATCTGGCGAAGAAGTATGGGGGCGAGGGATGGAGCATTGAGTGGCTGGTTATTACCATGAGGGGGACTGTGAACAAGTAA